A window of Pseudomonas guangdongensis contains these coding sequences:
- the cas5e gene encoding type I-E CRISPR-associated protein Cas5/CasD, with protein MATLLLRLQGPLQSWGTTSRFDERDTQLEPSKSGVLGLICAALGRDRREPLDDLAALRMGVRVDREGVLLRDYQTITGVLNAEGKFKSDRTVISPRYYLADAVFLVGLESDDSSLLERIHAALRAPVWPLALGRKSCVPGMPVQLPDAVQPLDLLAALRGWPPLVPWTGRTLRLVLEDDREGSVRLDQPVAPFAERRFGPRFVKQEVMHEPDPIDA; from the coding sequence ATGGCGACCTTGCTGCTGCGTCTACAGGGGCCGCTGCAGTCCTGGGGCACGACCAGCCGTTTCGACGAGCGCGATACCCAGCTTGAGCCGTCGAAGTCCGGCGTGCTCGGTCTGATCTGTGCGGCTTTGGGTCGCGACCGCCGGGAGCCGCTCGATGACCTTGCTGCCCTGCGCATGGGGGTGCGGGTGGACCGAGAGGGTGTGCTACTGCGCGACTACCAGACCATCACCGGCGTGCTTAACGCCGAGGGCAAGTTCAAATCGGATCGCACGGTCATCAGCCCGCGCTATTACCTGGCCGATGCGGTGTTCTTGGTCGGACTGGAAAGTGACGATAGCAGCCTGCTCGAGCGCATCCACGCCGCCCTGCGCGCGCCGGTCTGGCCGCTGGCGCTGGGGCGCAAGAGCTGCGTGCCGGGCATGCCGGTACAGCTGCCCGATGCCGTGCAGCCGCTCGACCTGCTGGCGGCGTTGCGAGGCTGGCCGCCTCTGGTGCCTTGGACGGGCCGTACCCTGCGGCTGGTGCTGGAGGATGACCGGGAGGGCTCGGTGCGCTTGGATCAGCCGGTCGCACCCTTTGCCGAGCGGCGTTTCGGGCCGCGTTTCGTGAAACAGGAAGTGATGCATGAACCTGACCCGATTGACGCTTGA
- the cas1e gene encoding type I-E CRISPR-associated endonuclease Cas1e: MLPPLKPLPMKDRVSMVFVQYGQIDVQDGAFVVIDQNGVRMHIPVGSVACIMLEPGTRVSHAAVHLASTVGTLLVWVGEAGVRVYASGQPGGARADRLLYQAKLALDDELRLKVVRKMYELRFREKAPERRSIEQLRGIEGARVRETYKLLARQYGVDWRSRNYDRKEWDAADVPNRCLSAATSCLYGITEAAVLAAGYAPAVGFIHTGKPLSFVYDIADLFKFDTVVPVAFRIAAKSPRQPEREVRLACRDIFRSSKLLGKIIPTIEEVLAAGGISPPEAPPESVPPAIPNPESIGEAGHRAQ, translated from the coding sequence ATGCTGCCGCCGCTCAAGCCCCTGCCGATGAAGGACCGGGTGTCGATGGTATTCGTCCAGTACGGGCAGATTGACGTACAGGATGGCGCCTTCGTGGTGATCGACCAAAATGGAGTGAGGATGCACATCCCGGTTGGCTCGGTGGCTTGCATCATGCTTGAGCCAGGCACGCGTGTATCCCACGCGGCGGTACATCTGGCCTCTACGGTCGGCACCCTGCTGGTCTGGGTAGGCGAGGCCGGCGTGCGCGTGTACGCCAGCGGCCAGCCCGGCGGCGCCCGTGCAGACCGTCTGCTGTACCAGGCCAAGCTGGCGCTGGACGACGAGCTGCGCCTGAAGGTGGTGCGCAAGATGTACGAGCTGCGTTTTCGCGAGAAGGCGCCCGAGCGACGCAGCATTGAGCAGTTGCGTGGCATCGAGGGTGCCCGCGTGCGCGAGACCTACAAGCTGCTGGCTCGGCAGTACGGTGTGGACTGGCGATCACGTAACTACGACCGTAAGGAGTGGGATGCCGCTGACGTGCCGAACCGTTGCCTGTCGGCGGCAACCAGCTGCCTGTACGGCATCACTGAAGCTGCCGTGCTGGCCGCTGGTTATGCGCCTGCGGTGGGTTTCATCCATACCGGCAAGCCGCTGTCGTTCGTCTACGACATCGCCGACCTGTTCAAATTCGACACCGTGGTGCCGGTCGCCTTCCGCATTGCCGCCAAGTCGCCGCGCCAGCCGGAGCGTGAAGTGCGCCTAGCCTGCCGGGACATCTTTCGCTCCAGCAAGCTGCTCGGGAAAATCATCCCGACTATTGAGGAGGTATTGGCAGCAGGCGGCATCTCGCCGCCGGAAGCACCGCCAGAGTCAGTCCCGCCCGCCATCCCCAACCCAGAAAGCATCGGCGAAGCCGGGCACAGGGCGCAGTGA
- the casB gene encoding type I-E CRISPR-associated protein Cse2/CasB, whose product MSNFAQDFVAHLIQLRGRNSGALAELRRSLSFAPGAHVKAFPYVERFVARDSHPQDAQRLALYLVAGLFALHPQPAPRTLAAAFGELMRQRDSDSIEKRFIALLGADAENLADYLRHVISLLAADDIGLDYASLLDDLRFWLNPRLDPDARDRIRQRWARDFYRALAHDAEPATHHQD is encoded by the coding sequence ATGAGCAATTTTGCGCAGGACTTCGTGGCGCACCTGATCCAGTTGCGCGGGCGCAATTCCGGCGCACTGGCCGAGTTGCGTCGTAGTCTGAGCTTCGCACCGGGTGCCCACGTCAAGGCGTTTCCCTACGTCGAGCGCTTCGTCGCCCGCGACAGTCACCCGCAGGACGCCCAGCGTTTGGCGCTCTATCTGGTCGCTGGATTGTTTGCCCTGCATCCGCAGCCAGCGCCACGTACGCTGGCTGCCGCGTTCGGCGAACTGATGCGCCAGCGCGACAGCGACAGTATCGAGAAGCGCTTCATCGCCCTGCTCGGAGCTGACGCCGAGAACTTAGCCGACTATCTGCGGCATGTGATCAGCCTGCTGGCGGCGGACGATATCGGTCTGGACTATGCCTCGCTACTCGATGACTTGCGCTTCTGGCTGAACCCACGTTTGGACCCTGATGCGCGCGACCGCATCCGCCAGCGCTGGGCAAGGGACTTCTACCGGGCGCTGGCCCACGACGCCGAGCCGGCGACCCACCATCAAGATTGA
- the cas2e gene encoding type I-E CRISPR-associated endoribonuclease Cas2e codes for MAFVVVVTENVPPRLRGRMAIWLLEVRAGVYIGDVSRRTREMIWQQLAEGCEDGNVVMAWASNHESGYEFQTLGANRRLPVEFDGLHLVAFHPQETPDL; via the coding sequence ATGGCCTTCGTCGTAGTGGTCACTGAAAACGTCCCGCCGCGTCTTCGCGGCCGGATGGCGATCTGGCTGCTGGAGGTACGTGCAGGTGTTTACATCGGCGACGTGTCCCGGCGTACCCGGGAAATGATCTGGCAGCAGCTCGCAGAAGGTTGCGAGGATGGCAATGTGGTGATGGCCTGGGCGAGCAACCATGAGTCCGGCTACGAGTTCCAGACTCTCGGCGCAAACCGGCGTCTGCCGGTCGAGTTCGACGGCCTGCATCTGGTCGCATTCCACCCTCAGGAAACCCCCGATCTTTAA
- the cas7e gene encoding type I-E CRISPR-associated protein Cas7/Cse4/CasC, translating to MTLFVEFHLIQNFAPSNLNRDDTGAPKDALFGGHRRARVSSQCFKRAIRLAANEHALVAPEHRGVRTKKLLDLLLARLPGRDTDEAKARIETALAAAGLKLKDDGKTEYLLFLGAREIEGFAALIEQYWDELALPAGGEKKGKKEAKASAPAEVVKKAKALLDGGKAVDVALFGRMLADLPEVNQDAACQVAHAISTHRVEREFDYFTAVDDEGGPEETGAGMIGQVEFNSATFYRYAVIDAHKLLGNLQDDRELTLSALEAFTQAVVRAIPSGKQNTFAAHNLPAFVGVCLRHAGPLNLANAFEKPVAPGREQALSSLSVAELAVHEERLASVYADGRDSWAYLDLSGVWPQGKGEALPSLAALAGWVKAQVAAELEA from the coding sequence ATGACCTTGTTCGTCGAGTTTCACCTGATCCAGAACTTCGCGCCGTCCAACCTCAACCGCGATGACACCGGAGCACCCAAGGATGCGCTGTTCGGTGGCCATCGCCGGGCGCGGGTGAGCAGCCAGTGCTTCAAACGGGCGATTCGTCTTGCCGCGAACGAGCATGCGCTGGTCGCGCCCGAGCATCGCGGCGTGCGCACCAAGAAACTGCTGGATCTGCTGCTGGCCCGGCTCCCCGGGCGTGATACTGATGAGGCCAAGGCGCGGATCGAGACCGCATTGGCTGCTGCTGGGCTCAAGCTCAAAGACGATGGCAAGACCGAGTACCTGCTGTTCCTCGGCGCGCGCGAGATCGAAGGTTTCGCCGCGCTGATCGAACAGTATTGGGACGAGCTGGCGCTGCCGGCCGGCGGCGAGAAGAAGGGCAAGAAGGAAGCCAAGGCCAGCGCGCCTGCCGAAGTAGTGAAAAAGGCCAAGGCGCTGCTCGACGGAGGCAAGGCAGTGGACGTGGCGCTGTTCGGCCGCATGCTTGCCGACCTGCCTGAAGTGAACCAGGACGCCGCCTGTCAGGTAGCGCACGCCATCAGTACTCACCGCGTCGAGCGCGAGTTCGATTACTTCACCGCGGTGGACGACGAGGGCGGACCGGAGGAAACCGGCGCCGGCATGATCGGTCAGGTCGAGTTCAACTCGGCTACCTTCTACCGCTACGCGGTGATTGACGCCCACAAGCTGCTCGGCAATCTGCAGGACGACCGCGAGCTGACTCTCTCGGCACTGGAAGCCTTCACCCAGGCTGTGGTGCGTGCCATTCCCAGCGGCAAGCAGAACACCTTCGCTGCCCACAACCTGCCGGCCTTCGTTGGTGTCTGCCTGCGCCATGCCGGTCCGCTCAACCTGGCCAACGCCTTCGAGAAGCCGGTGGCGCCCGGTCGCGAGCAGGCGCTCAGCAGCCTGTCCGTGGCCGAGCTGGCCGTCCACGAGGAGCGGCTGGCCAGCGTCTACGCCGATGGGCGCGACAGCTGGGCCTATCTGGACCTGAGCGGCGTTTGGCCGCAAGGGAAGGGCGAAGCCCTGCCGAGTCTGGCCGCACTAGCGGGCTGGGTCAAAGCGCAGGTCGCTGCCGAACTGGAGGCCTGA
- the cas6e gene encoding type I-E CRISPR-associated protein Cas6/Cse3/CasE, translated as MNLTRLTLDPRSAQARRDLADAYDMHRTLVRAFVANDGEAPLRFLWRLEEGANPWASPTLLVQSREPGNWDTLESLPGYLQRPAECKEVDLDALVRPEQHYRFRLQANPTVSRDGKRYGLAGESEQLAWLQRQGERHGFALQTALVSASDLFDSRRKGGAAIIVQRACFEGVLQVTSGDALRAALLDGIGPAKAFGCGLLSLARA; from the coding sequence ATGAACCTGACCCGATTGACGCTTGACCCACGCAGTGCTCAAGCACGCCGCGACCTGGCCGATGCCTACGATATGCACCGCACTCTGGTCCGCGCCTTCGTGGCTAACGATGGCGAAGCTCCACTGCGCTTCCTCTGGCGCTTGGAGGAGGGTGCAAATCCGTGGGCTAGTCCGACGCTGCTGGTGCAGTCCCGCGAGCCAGGCAACTGGGACACGTTGGAGTCTCTGCCGGGCTATCTGCAGAGACCTGCCGAGTGCAAGGAGGTCGATCTGGACGCCCTAGTCCGGCCGGAGCAGCACTATCGTTTCCGCCTGCAAGCCAACCCCACGGTGAGCCGTGACGGCAAGCGGTACGGCCTGGCCGGCGAAAGCGAGCAACTGGCGTGGCTGCAGCGTCAGGGCGAGCGGCACGGCTTCGCGTTACAGACCGCGCTGGTCAGCGCCAGCGACCTGTTCGACAGCCGGCGCAAGGGCGGTGCGGCGATCATCGTGCAGCGCGCCTGCTTCGAGGGGGTGCTGCAGGTAACCAGTGGTGATGCCTTGCGCGCGGCGCTGCTCGACGGCATCGGTCCGGCCAAGGCATTCGGCTGCGGTCTGCTCAGCCTGGCGCGCGCCTGA